The nucleotide window CGACGACGCGCTCGTCGTCGCCGACATGCCGTTTCTCTCCTTCGGCGTCGACGAGAAAGACAGCTTGGAGAACGCCGGGCGGATGCTCAAAGAGGAAGGCGCGCAAGCGGTGAAACTCGAGAGCGGTCCCCACACCGTCGACCTGACCGAGAAGATGGTTCAGTTGGGGATTCCGGTGATGGCCCATCTCGGGCTGACGCCACAGCACGTCAACCAGTACGGCGGCTATCCGCGACAGGGAACCGATCAGAAAGCAGCCGAGCGCATTCTCGATCTCGCGCGCGAACACGAGGACGCAGGAGCGTTCTCGCTCGTGCTCGAGCACGTCCCGTCGAATCTGGCGGCCGAGATCACCGAGGCACTCGACATTCCGACGATCGGGATTGGTGCCGGCCCGGACTGTGA belongs to Natronorubrum aibiense and includes:
- the panB gene encoding 3-methyl-2-oxobutanoate hydroxymethyltransferase; amino-acid sequence: MPTVRDIRAKAGDEPITMLTAYDAPTAGIVDDAGVDIVLVGDSVGNATLGHETTVPVTVDGIAHHVGAVSRATDDALVVADMPFLSFGVDEKDSLENAGRMLKEEGAQAVKLESGPHTVDLTEKMVQLGIPVMAHLGLTPQHVNQYGGYPRQGTDQKAAERILDLAREHEDAGAFSLVLEHVPSNLAAEITEALDIPTIGIGAGPDCDGQVLVVNDAVGLSEWSPSFSKQFGNVREEMKSAIDDYVAAVESESFPAAEHSHEESDLEDLY